From the Sediminitomix flava genome, one window contains:
- a CDS encoding AMP-binding protein codes for MSTDKPWINNYLEGVSSEIDPDKYKSIVELLEISVLKFAQLPAFECMGKSITYQQLDEYSKAFAAYMQHLGLEKGDRIAIQMPNILQYPVALFGALKAGLTVVNTNPLYTTREMEHQFSDAEVKAVVVVSNFASKVEQVLKTNTSIEHVIITDIGDMLGLLKGTVVNLAVKYLKNMVPSYSIKGSTSFNKILKEGKDMLLTPVDIQPDDHAFLQYTGGTTGVAKGAVLSHKNIITNVEQCQAWMNHLEEGKEVVITPLPLYHVFSLTVNGLMCSTKLGAKIVLITNPRDMKGFIKELKKQPFTVITGVNTLFNALLNQGKFADLDFSNLKLVIAGGMAVNTSVSQRWQKLTGKPLLEGYGLTETSPVVTCQPYAGKIKEGSIGMPFPSVEVVVKDEEGNDLPQGDVGEICVRGTQVTSGYWQREKETAEAFFEGNWFRTGDVGYMDEDGYFYIVDRKKDMINVSGFNVYPNEIEDVLMMHEGVAEVAVIGVPHEKSMEAVKAFVVKKDEHLTDEIVKKFCKQNLTAYKIPKYVEFRTELPKSNVGKVLRKDLRMEELQKYEKIMKKGEK; via the coding sequence ATGAGTACAGATAAACCTTGGATAAACAATTACTTAGAGGGAGTTTCCTCAGAAATTGACCCAGATAAATACAAGTCGATCGTAGAACTGCTAGAGATAAGTGTACTCAAGTTTGCCCAACTTCCCGCTTTTGAGTGTATGGGGAAAAGCATCACTTATCAGCAATTGGATGAATATTCAAAAGCTTTTGCGGCTTACATGCAACATTTAGGATTGGAGAAAGGTGATCGTATTGCTATTCAAATGCCAAACATTCTTCAATATCCAGTGGCTTTGTTTGGCGCTTTAAAGGCAGGACTTACCGTTGTCAATACAAATCCATTGTATACAACTCGTGAAATGGAGCATCAGTTTTCAGATGCAGAAGTGAAGGCTGTGGTAGTTGTTTCAAACTTCGCAAGTAAAGTTGAGCAAGTTCTCAAGACGAACACAAGCATTGAGCATGTCATCATCACCGATATCGGAGATATGTTAGGCTTGTTGAAAGGTACAGTTGTCAACTTGGCGGTGAAGTATCTGAAAAATATGGTTCCTTCCTATTCGATAAAGGGAAGTACAAGCTTCAATAAAATTTTGAAGGAAGGAAAAGACATGTTACTGACTCCAGTAGATATTCAACCAGACGATCATGCTTTTCTTCAATATACAGGTGGTACAACAGGGGTAGCCAAAGGTGCTGTTCTTTCTCATAAAAATATCATTACCAATGTAGAGCAGTGTCAAGCTTGGATGAATCATTTGGAGGAAGGAAAAGAAGTTGTGATAACACCTCTACCTCTTTATCATGTCTTTTCACTTACCGTAAATGGTTTAATGTGTAGTACAAAATTGGGTGCGAAAATCGTTTTGATTACAAACCCAAGAGACATGAAAGGTTTCATAAAAGAACTCAAAAAGCAACCATTTACAGTAATTACTGGAGTAAACACACTCTTCAATGCTTTGCTAAATCAAGGGAAATTTGCAGACTTAGATTTTTCTAACCTTAAACTCGTGATTGCGGGTGGTATGGCTGTAAATACCTCAGTGTCTCAAAGATGGCAAAAGTTGACTGGTAAGCCACTTTTAGAAGGCTATGGACTTACCGAAACCTCTCCTGTAGTGACTTGTCAGCCCTATGCAGGCAAAATTAAAGAAGGTTCTATCGGGATGCCATTCCCGAGTGTAGAGGTTGTTGTAAAGGATGAGGAAGGAAACGATTTACCTCAAGGAGATGTCGGTGAAATCTGTGTGAGAGGTACTCAAGTAACTTCGGGCTATTGGCAAAGAGAAAAAGAAACCGCAGAAGCTTTCTTTGAAGGAAACTGGTTTAGAACTGGTGATGTTGGCTACATGGATGAAGATGGTTACTTCTACATTGTAGATCGAAAAAAGGATATGATCAATGTTTCTGGTTTCAATGTTTACCCAAACGAGATCGAAGATGTATTGATGATGCATGAAGGAGTAGCCGAAGTAGCAGTGATTGGAGTGCCACATGAAAAGTCAATGGAAGCTGTGAAAGCCTTTGTGGTAAAAAAAGATGAACACCTCACAGATGAAATTGTGAAGAAATTCTGTAAGCAAAATCTAACAGCCTACAAGATTCCAAAGTACGTTGAGTTCCGTACTGAACTACCAAAATCCAATGTTGGGAAGGTACTTCGTAAGGATTTGCGCATGGAAGAATTGCAGAAATATGAAAAAATAATGAAAAAAGGAGAAAAATAA
- a CDS encoding peptidylprolyl isomerase, with amino-acid sequence MAIISKIREKSGLAVGAIAIGLIGFVVGGDLLSGNSRLLGSNKQIVGEINGMEIDRQEFETELERQRALYSNQLGQYPAAREMQILRDRAWNAFIEKYAYDAEYDKLGLKVTPEELEDMIKGNNIHPYLKQSPIFLDSLGNFSKERVIQYLGALKQQGANSPAYVEFMNFEQQLPGLRVRQKYENLLSTSNYATDLEGKKEYEKQNTKADVAYLYVPFYSVADSLVEVSNGELKDYYNSHKEDFKRDETRSIQFVSFSIAPSADDKAALEREVNGLKQPFAEAVDDSVFVQSNTEAAAPFMSVNATGVPSTLDINKLEKGEVAGPFFAANAYRLYKVMDVEKDTVLSARASHILIKAGDDKAAAKKEAQGILNEIKGGADFAQMARKHGQDGTKAKGGDLNWFSEGAMVKPFNDAVFKAKKTGLLPRLVETEFGYHIIDVTETATDKKVVLGVVERPLNPSERTINEAFTKAGRFAASSKDKGDFEENAKADSLFIQQAIDLRADARNINNIYGDEVRPLIRWAFDEDTNNGDVSDEFQLNDNYVVVNLIGSKDEGYESFESVKDQVKREVLKAKKGEYIAKKLKETSADNLGAMAAAYGKGAKTGSAADLAFGASSISGIGFAPKTIGTVFTMKAGDESAPIIDDNGVVVVNVENITNALETADYSIYKGQINQRQNNSTTYKIGRAITDLSEVKDNRAKFY; translated from the coding sequence ATGGCAATCATTAGTAAAATACGAGAGAAATCAGGTTTGGCCGTAGGAGCAATCGCAATTGGTCTTATCGGTTTTGTTGTGGGCGGAGATCTGCTCTCAGGCAATTCAAGATTATTAGGGTCGAACAAGCAAATCGTTGGAGAAATCAACGGGATGGAAATTGACCGTCAAGAGTTCGAAACTGAATTAGAGAGACAACGTGCATTGTACAGCAATCAGCTAGGGCAATATCCTGCTGCTAGAGAAATGCAAATCCTAAGAGACCGTGCTTGGAATGCTTTCATCGAAAAGTATGCGTACGATGCAGAGTATGACAAGCTAGGCTTGAAAGTAACGCCTGAAGAATTGGAAGATATGATCAAGGGGAATAATATCCACCCATACTTGAAGCAATCTCCAATCTTTTTAGATTCTCTTGGAAACTTCTCAAAGGAAAGAGTAATCCAATATTTAGGAGCTTTGAAGCAACAAGGTGCTAACTCTCCTGCATATGTTGAGTTCATGAACTTTGAGCAACAACTTCCAGGGCTTCGTGTAAGACAGAAATATGAAAACTTACTTTCTACTTCAAACTACGCAACTGATCTAGAAGGTAAGAAAGAATACGAAAAGCAAAATACAAAAGCAGATGTTGCTTACTTGTATGTGCCTTTCTACAGTGTAGCTGATTCTTTAGTAGAAGTTTCAAACGGTGAGTTGAAAGACTACTACAACAGCCACAAAGAAGACTTCAAAAGAGACGAAACAAGATCTATCCAGTTTGTAAGTTTCTCAATTGCACCTTCAGCAGATGATAAAGCTGCTTTGGAAAGAGAAGTAAATGGGTTGAAACAACCATTTGCAGAAGCAGTAGACGATTCAGTTTTTGTACAATCAAATACAGAAGCTGCAGCTCCATTCATGAGTGTAAACGCAACTGGTGTTCCTTCAACTTTGGATATCAACAAACTTGAGAAAGGTGAAGTAGCAGGTCCATTCTTTGCTGCAAATGCTTACAGACTTTATAAAGTTATGGACGTAGAGAAAGATACAGTTCTTTCTGCTCGTGCTAGCCATATCTTGATCAAAGCAGGTGATGACAAAGCAGCTGCTAAGAAAGAGGCTCAAGGTATCTTGAATGAAATCAAAGGTGGTGCTGACTTTGCTCAAATGGCAAGAAAGCACGGACAAGACGGTACAAAAGCAAAAGGTGGTGACTTGAACTGGTTCTCTGAAGGAGCTATGGTTAAGCCATTCAATGATGCTGTATTTAAAGCGAAGAAAACAGGTCTTCTTCCAAGATTGGTAGAAACTGAGTTCGGATACCACATCATTGATGTTACTGAAACTGCAACTGACAAGAAAGTAGTTCTTGGAGTAGTTGAAAGACCATTGAATCCTTCTGAGCGTACAATCAACGAAGCATTCACTAAAGCTGGTCGTTTTGCGGCATCAAGCAAAGACAAAGGAGATTTCGAAGAAAATGCTAAAGCTGATTCGTTATTCATCCAACAAGCTATCGATTTGAGAGCTGACGCTAGAAACATCAACAACATCTACGGTGATGAGGTAAGACCATTGATCCGTTGGGCATTTGATGAGGATACAAACAATGGTGACGTATCTGACGAGTTCCAATTGAATGATAACTATGTAGTAGTTAACTTGATCGGATCAAAAGACGAAGGTTATGAGTCTTTCGAGTCAGTAAAAGACCAAGTGAAAAGAGAAGTATTAAAAGCTAAGAAAGGTGAGTATATCGCTAAGAAGTTGAAAGAAACTTCTGCAGACAACCTTGGTGCTATGGCTGCCGCTTACGGTAAAGGTGCTAAAACAGGTTCTGCTGCAGACTTAGCATTTGGTGCAAGCTCTATTTCAGGTATCGGATTTGCTCCTAAGACTATCGGTACTGTATTCACAATGAAAGCTGGCGATGAGTCTGCTCCTATCATTGATGATAATGGTGTTGTAGTTGTAAACGTAGAGAATATCACTAACGCATTGGAAACTGCAGATTATTCAATCTACAAAGGACAAATCAACCAACGTCAGAACAACTCTACTACTTACAAAATTGGTAGAGCAATCACTGACTTGAGTGAAGTAAAAGACAACAGAGCGAAATTCTATTAA
- the yidD gene encoding membrane protein insertion efficiency factor YidD: MKSFTEKTLIFLVRFYQQGISPYTPASCRYSPTCSQYMIEAIKKHGPVKGLKLGLKRIGKCHPWGGSGYDPVP, from the coding sequence ATGAAATCATTTACTGAGAAGACATTAATTTTTCTTGTTCGGTTCTATCAACAAGGAATATCACCCTACACCCCTGCCTCTTGCAGATACTCACCTACTTGCTCTCAGTATATGATTGAAGCAATAAAAAAACATGGCCCCGTAAAAGGGCTTAAGCTTGGTTTAAAAAGAATTGGAAAATGCCATCCTTGGGGAGGAAGTGGATATGACCCTGTTCCTTAA
- the sucD gene encoding succinate--CoA ligase subunit alpha produces the protein MSVLVNKDSKVIVQGFTGSEGTFHASQMIEYGTNVVGGVTPGKGGQLHLDRPVFNTVSDAVEATEANVSIIFVPPAFAADAIMEAAEAGIKVIITITEGIPVADMVKVKEYLVGKDVRMIGPNCPGVITPEEAKVGIMPGFIFKKGRVGIVSKSGTLTYEAADQIVKAGFGVSTAIGIGGDPIIGTTTKEAVELLMNDDETDAIVMIGEIGGNLEADAARWIQSQGNPKPVVGFIAGQTAPKGKRMGHAGAIIGGADDTAEAKMRIMGECGIHVVQSPADIGETMVKALNELAKA, from the coding sequence ATGAGTGTTCTTGTAAATAAAGATTCCAAGGTCATAGTCCAAGGTTTTACAGGGTCAGAGGGAACGTTTCACGCGTCTCAAATGATCGAGTACGGAACAAATGTAGTAGGTGGAGTAACTCCAGGAAAAGGAGGACAACTTCATTTAGATCGACCAGTATTCAATACAGTTTCAGATGCAGTAGAAGCTACTGAGGCAAACGTATCAATTATTTTTGTACCGCCAGCATTCGCAGCAGATGCTATTATGGAAGCTGCTGAAGCGGGTATCAAAGTTATTATAACTATTACAGAAGGTATTCCTGTAGCTGATATGGTGAAAGTGAAAGAATACTTGGTAGGTAAAGATGTTCGTATGATCGGACCAAACTGTCCAGGTGTTATCACTCCAGAAGAAGCTAAAGTAGGTATCATGCCTGGTTTTATCTTTAAGAAAGGTAGAGTAGGTATCGTATCAAAATCAGGAACTCTTACTTATGAAGCTGCAGACCAAATTGTGAAAGCAGGTTTTGGTGTTTCTACAGCAATTGGTATTGGTGGAGACCCAATCATTGGTACAACTACGAAAGAAGCTGTTGAGTTGTTGATGAATGACGATGAAACTGATGCTATCGTGATGATCGGTGAGATTGGTGGTAACCTAGAAGCTGACGCTGCAAGATGGATTCAATCTCAAGGAAATCCTAAACCAGTTGTTGGATTTATCGCAGGTCAAACTGCTCCTAAAGGTAAGAGAATGGGACACGCTGGTGCTATCATTGGTGGAGCTGACGATACAGCTGAAGCTAAAATGAGAATCATGGGTGAGTGTGGCATTCACGTAGTACAATCTCCAGCAGATATCGGAGAAACTATGGTTAAAGCTTTGAACGAGTTGGCAAAAGCTTAA